One segment of Panicum virgatum strain AP13 chromosome 1K, P.virgatum_v5, whole genome shotgun sequence DNA contains the following:
- the LOC120654850 gene encoding uncharacterized protein LOC120654850, whose protein sequence is MGDGDGAASFDLNMAMYDPDEVDGFNAPAAPATFVSNMDFEQEEADEDADVYAVDFHVSFAEDELQWSTDHGNQGIFNYSIFLLPSTSRFKASCKGCTSDFSLICTSSFCVQCRR, encoded by the exons AtgggagatggagatggagcaGCTTCTTTTGACCTCAACATGGCTATGTATGACCCAG ATGAAGTGGATGGCTTCAATGCCCCTGCAGCACCAGCAACCTTTGTTTCAAACATGGATTTCGAGCAAGAGGAGGCAG ATGAGGACGCCGATGTGTATGCGGTCGATTTTCATGTCAGCTTCGCCGAAGACGAGCTCCAATGGTCCACTGATCATGGCAATCAAGGTATTTTCAATTACTCAATTTTTTTACTTCCATCAACTTCACGATTTAAGGCTTCGTGTAAAGGTTGTACCTCTgatttttctttgatttgtACATCTAGCTTCTGCGTTCAATGTCGCCGATGA